Proteins found in one Negativicutes bacterium genomic segment:
- a CDS encoding D-alanine--D-alanine ligase: MRIGITFDLRREYLNAGYSKEETAEFDEPETIEALEEALHAFGYETVRIGNIKNLVRRLAEGQRWDLVFNIAEGLHGLSREAQVPALLDAYAIPYTFSDPLVLSLALHKAAAKRIIRDMGISTPQFKVFQRGDVIEVCEFGFPMFVKPVAEGSSKGIGRHSAVQTQEELQTACSLLLANFDQPVLVEQYLPGREFTVGIAGSGNEARALGVMEILLSEADWAEGYSYQTKINYLEKVKYRLVTGELREQCAAVALQVWRGLGCRDGGRIDLKLNAEGIPSFLEVNPLAGLNPHYSDLPILCQLNGIGYQELIRMIVDSALKKIESGVAL; encoded by the coding sequence ATGCGAATAGGCATCACATTTGATCTTCGCCGCGAATATCTCAATGCGGGATATTCCAAAGAAGAAACTGCTGAGTTTGATGAACCGGAAACCATCGAGGCTCTGGAAGAAGCACTGCATGCTTTCGGTTATGAAACAGTCCGGATTGGCAATATTAAAAATTTGGTTCGGCGTTTGGCCGAGGGACAGCGCTGGGATTTGGTTTTTAATATTGCCGAGGGATTGCACGGGCTCAGCAGAGAAGCACAGGTGCCGGCGCTGCTGGATGCTTATGCCATTCCCTATACTTTTTCTGATCCATTGGTCTTATCTTTGGCTTTGCACAAAGCGGCTGCCAAAAGAATCATTCGCGATATGGGGATTTCCACCCCGCAATTCAAAGTCTTTCAACGGGGAGATGTCATTGAAGTTTGTGAATTTGGCTTTCCGATGTTTGTGAAACCGGTTGCGGAGGGTTCCAGCAAAGGCATCGGACGGCATTCTGCGGTGCAAACGCAGGAAGAATTGCAGACGGCCTGCTCGCTGCTGCTGGCAAACTTCGATCAGCCTGTCTTGGTGGAACAATACTTGCCCGGCCGCGAATTTACGGTGGGTATCGCAGGATCCGGCAATGAAGCCAGAGCGCTTGGCGTCATGGAAATTTTGCTGAGCGAAGCGGATTGGGCGGAGGGGTATTCCTATCAAACGAAAATCAATTATCTGGAAAAAGTAAAATATCGTCTTGTCACGGGGGAACTGCGTGAGCAATGCGCCGCCGTCGCCCTGCAGGTATGGCGCGGTTTGGGCTGCCGGGATGGCGGCCGGATTGACTTGAAGCTGAATGCCGAAGGGATCCCGAGTTTTCTGGAGGTCAATCCTCTGGCGGGACTCAATCCGCATTATTCCGACTTGCCGATTCTCTGCCAATTAAACGGGATCGGCTATCAGGAATTGATTCGCATGATTGTGGATTCCGCTTTGAAAAAAATCGAAAGCGGGGTCGCTTTATGA